CGTTAAAAGTTGAAAGGAAAGGATTTACTTCTGGTCTATGTCTGCCGTATCTGAGCTACCATGTTCAACACACTTTAAGGAAGCGTTTTGAACAAGGAAAACAATAATATCTTCAATTTAGTCATACATACATGTACCAAAtagacccccctcaccccccaaaaagCAAAAATCATATAATGGCTTCAAAACTTTTGCCCTTGGCCCtatctggttttgctcagtggatagagcttcggccttcggactaaaaggtcccagtttgattctggtcatgaccatgtagcttggttgcaagctcaatcctcaGCCCCcaaccaattgacgtgtctctctcacatcaatatttttttctctctctctgtcccccccggcccccactcccttccactctaaaaattaatggaaaaactatcttaggatgaggatttttaaaaaaaggagcaaATAGTAGATCTGGAacattttcatttaatctttcaAACATAAAAGCTAACACATAGGAAAGCAAATTACTTATTACTAATTTTTTACATTATGTACctattttcccctctcccttcccaaagATTAGTTTATCACTGACAAAAGATCAAACcttatttcataaaattaaagaaaacaaagaagtcTTCATTGTATATATAGAAGATAAGAAATCCTTTTCCTACCTAATACATTCtaatacaaaatttttttaagttcctcAAAGGAATATTGATATATTTCTTATGTTTTACAATAAAGTGATAGGTTATGCTACTCATGACAGAAAAGTGATTTAGCAAGTTGTTAAAAACAGGTATGGAAACACTGCAAAGGAAACAGGAGAAAAGTTAAGTATAAAATAAGgttaaagttttctttctttaaatattatattgAAGTCAACTACTACATAAAAAGATGAACCAATCCAcaatattcattaaaatttcaCCAAAATCATAATATACATTAACTTAGTTTTTAACAGAGCTCTCAGCTTAAATATTTCCACttatatttttcatcttcaaCATAAACTTCcaacataaaaattttataacatcTATTTGTTTTCTCAGAAGCTTTTTCTcaaaacaaagaaattatttCCAAGTTAAAATTTTCATGCTGTTTcttcaaaattaaattattaacagAACCAGAAACTACCCAGGAGCTATTTCTAAGTATTATTAAATTTAAAGCCTAGCCTACAAagccttttctcatttttctcttaatttcttttttacagcactGTAGTCACAAATATTTTAGTAGAAAAAGAGTATTTCctgccaaacatttaaagaaattaagtttTTAATGCTCCGTGTAAGAAAGTACACTAAAGGCTAGCTAGAACTTTCTAAGGTGAATGTTAGTACACATGAAATCAGCAATGGAATGATATAAAAGtttgagtgattttttaaaattatacatccTTATAATATGAAAACATATCCCTTTATAATCAGAACTATGATCTCTTTATTAATGTAAATCATCAGATAATTTCTAATAAAACAATCCATAGTATTTCAAATTACAAAGAAATGTTTCCTACCTTGCCTGCTTCTCTTTCTAAGTCGACATATTCCCGGCTAGGTGTTTGTCGCTGTTCTCCCTGCCAGCTGGCCGGAAAAAACTGGAGAGACAGATTGGTTCCTGTGGCCACAAAAGCCTTttagaaaaatcaatacaaacaggATCAGGAGCAGGACATTACATAAATTATGCAGGcagtcatttatttttacatcagTTTCTGTCTTAAGCCAGGCAGCACTAAGaatacttaaaagtaaaaaacatgCACTCATCATTTTTCTTAAGTATTAAGTTACAAACATCTGATTCCATTTTGAGGACATTTGCCATTGGCTGCTTAAATATAAAATCAAGCCATGGAAATCAATACTTTCTTTCAGGTCAGTTCTTGCTGACGTTAGGATTGTGCATTGCTAATGTCTAACCAAAAGCCACCATCCctgaatttaaaaacttttatttttaaagtgtgaaaATCACTGAAGATCTAAACATGTTGAATTCTAAAACATACAATTTAAAGTTGTATAAAtgggacattttaatttttcttgataGCCCTTGCTCTAAAGCCCATGTTAAAAATGCACAGGACTGTCCACTTCTGATAAACCATACattagcatgtgccctgacagcacttcccattctctctaaaaccttgggtgattaaaaaaaaaacacacacagcattTTCTAAAATCTGACTTCAGGATAACTGGATCTGACTATTACAAAAGAGTATTCATCTAATATTTATAAAAGATTAGGATAGCTCAACAGACAGAACAATCTAAATCCGTTTCAATGAAGTGTCAGTCTGTGTAGTCCCTGAGCAATTTAACTATATTTTCCCCCCAAGTAAAGAAAATGGAACACTGTCCCTTTTCCCCAAGGGAAATTAAGAAGtaaaaagcattttgaaaaaacaacacatcatctaaatgtaaatttttctttgttggaatttttttattaattaaaatgaatgtttttgttttatttaaccaATTAAAGTTGTAAAGCATAAAGCTTTCAAGCAGAGTCTTCATCTGAAAGGGGGTCACATTTTGGCGATTTGTTCAAAGCCTTTAGCTGATTCAACTATCCTCTAGTTCTCCTGATGATTCAGAGCTATACTTCCTATTTTTATTACTGGTACCGTTCGGTACAATTGTCAACCTAACTGCTAAATTTCTACAGTTTTGATAGCATTTCCCTAACCAACTGGGATACCCTTTCTTATGAACAGACACTAAACAAACATCATTAcaatattaacttaaaaaaatcttatccCACTATTAGCtaagtttaaaaaacaatcaagtgaaattaaatagtttaaattaaaagtagACTGCTAGCTATGTCCTTAGGCAGGTTACTTAActctacctcagtttcctcacaaattaatatttgtaaagtgcttagaacagatCAAGTAAATGATATATAAGTATCtgctaaataaaagaaataattttgagcTAACTTTTTCCACCCTCAGATAATTAAATTCTCAGAGCACAGTGGTAGCAAATAAGAGATTCAGCCCATGAAATGAAGCCTTGTATCAAAATCTCCCAGGCAAGTTTCTTCAGTATTCACCTAGTAACAAATCCTTCCACCCACTGTACCCCAAATCAGCTCTATGCTCAGTAAAAACAGTCTACAGATCTTATTACCTCACCTCCTGTCTGAACACCAACCTCAGAAGAGATTTCCTGCTTCCTCACTTCATGCCCATTATCTCATCAAGATCCCTCTCTCTGAGAtagaagtgataaaaaaaaaaaaaaaaaaccagatcaTTCTAGAATAacatttcccaaatttatttgacCACAGAACTCTTTAATGAATACCTATACATACATGAGCTCAGAAAAttatctttgaaaacataaaaatgctaTACCGGCATCCCTGTCTATATGTAAGATTTCCAGATTGCCCCGACtatattttatggtttcataaatTATAAAACAGCACACATTGTGCCAATCCAACATAGGTTTTATCCTTCCATTttcaggattaaaaatatatggttttgtcctggccaggtagctcagttagttagagcattgttCTGACACTCCAAGGTTGTCAGTTCAATCTCCAGTAAGGGCATatacccaatgaatgcataaataagtggaacaacaaatcaatctctccccaccccatctctttctctctcgaatcaataaaataaaattttaaaaatatacacatgaTTTTTACTGTTCTCCCAGTAGAGTCACCATACCTATCGtaagtattttttccttttattaatcaGTAGTGTTGAAGACATCTCCAGTAAGAACTTGCCGGGGGAATAAATCAGTTTAccaaatagaatagaatagattCTACCCCTCACCCATGATCACTTTTATTCATGCTACTATAAAATCTGGGTAAGTTTTATAGTTAAGAAGAGATGAGCATCATAGAGCTTAGGTTGGGAATAATTGTGGGAAATATTTGTTACAGTATATAACTGCTGTCAAAATAGAGGCCAGAGAATGCCTTTTCCATATCTATTTTCCATAACCAAATAGGTAAAAGCTACTGCCTGTTCATAAGTCAAAAGACAAATTTTAGGCATTACATTAAGTAACCTCTAAACTGAATTAATCAAGTACCTATGATGCAAAAGGCATTGTGCAAAGTAACTGCATAGAGGGGAGTATATTAATGAATATACCACAGAATTAATGTGGTCTCCACCCTCTAGTCTAGGAGATAAGAATACCATACTGTAATTTACATGTGGAGAGCATTGAATTAAAGGGGGGAAACTAGAGAGGGTAATGTGAAATCCCTTACCAAATATAAACAGTTACATTATTCAACAAATTAAGACACATATGCCATTTTAAGAGCAAACCTTTCAATGTACCTTCAACTTTTAATACTTGTCAGATATTAAGAACTTATTAAAATTTGTAGGATGAAATATTTGGAAGAGAGGAAGAACTAGAACATCTGTCTGACTTATCCCTACAAAGTCTATGACAACTACAAGCCACCTATAAAATATTACAGCAACATTATAGTACAGTAATTTAGATACACTGCGGGTTAAATTACATTCCCAGTTCATAATTACATGCAGTAAAGTTCTGATATGACAGAAAAACTGTTAATAGCTATTCTTCATTTGGTTTGCAAAAAAACCCCAGCTTTACAATAGTCCTGACAATAGTCTGTATCTCATCTTTTACATCAATTACCTCCAGGAAATCCACTGGTTAGGTATACCATCACCTTTTGCAAAAGGAAACACATGCAAAGGATGATACAATTACTGGACCGAGTAATAAGTGATTCTTTTACCACTCAATagcaaaaccaaaaaaatatttgtcttacACATTACAGTCATATGATTACAACTACTCAAGAAATTTGGCAGTGCGCTAAAAGCAGGAGCTTTTCTTTCATAACATGCAATAATCACCAACTATTCTACAGCTCCTGGTAAATTTAGCTAGTATCTTCTCATTTTCTGTAATATGATTCTAAAAAACcttcattttaaatatggaagtaacctttaaaaataaatttggtcTTGTTGGAGAAAATTTAATGGTATGCGAATTatgtatcaataaaaataagtagatGCTCTAtaaaggaggtgggagaagtaAATGTACCAATATGTCCTCCCATTGTTAACCCAAACTCAAACTGCACAGTAGCTTCAAGTCTCTTCAAATGCAATGGGCCCAATCCCGGAGTAGATAATTTTTGGATTCCATCACATAgtatttcaactttttttttttctttttttttaaataatcaacctttcctttcttcccacccactcttTGGCTTCCTCATTCCCCCGTCATCAGCACCTCCACAGGACAAATCAAAAGGAGATAAGGGAAACTggcacacttttttttcttttaacacatCAGGTTTGGTGGAGGCAAAGCACCAAATCTACCACCCATTACACGGCCTCAAGATcaactgtgaaaaaaaaaaaaagcaaagatcaACTGTGGTTTTTGAAAATCCATGCAGCACAAACGGGGTATGCTTTTTAGCTtcggagaaaaaaaaaagacgataatggtttctctctgactctcctaGGGTTTAACATTCTAAGGAAAGATCGCGGCACGTTCTTTAgggcatttttttgttttctctataaGGACAATAGATAACTGGCGtaaagatttattattttgaGCTATGCTGGGAAGGAGAGAGCTTCGCGTATAGACTTACCAACACACTATCTTGCAGGAGCCAGGTCCTTGAATGAAGCCCAGTTCTTTATCCGAATGGGTGTTTCCTGCCTTAGAAACACCGACCCCCTTTCTCGGATCACAGCCTACACCTAACCTGGCCCTGTTCGGTCCGCCTCGGGTTTCCGCGCGCCGACGGCCAACTGCCGAGCCGCGTCTGGGAGACAGACCCGCGGCCGAGGGTCCCGGGGCAGCGTCTCCGCGCGAGGACGCGCGGCCCGCCGGCAGCTGCTTTCGCATTTTGAATCCCGAGTAGGAAGTGAGACGGCGCCCGCTCAGTTCCGGGACCCGCCGCGGCGTCCGGAACCGACCTGGGCCGCCGCAGCCCCCGCGCAACAAGTGACCCGCGCGCGCCTCGGGGCCCGGCGCCCCCggaacccccgccccccggcccgccGACTTACGATTTCCGAGCGGCCGTCGCGGCAGGCGTTCTGGAAGCGCGCCTGGCGCTCCTCGTGGGGCCGGTCCCTGAAGCCCGTGTACTTAATCTGCGAGGCAGAGACAGCCCGAAATCAGAAGCCAAATCCGCGGCGCCGcccgcgcgcccgcccgccctcccgccccgcgCGGCGCCGATAAGGACAAGCAGAGCCTGCGGGCAGACGGCGGCCCGGGCGAGATTCCCCCCTCCGCGGGCGCCGGCGCGGGGCTCCCGGGGGCCGCGCCGCCCAAACTTTTCTCCGCTCGGGCCCACTCGGGGCGCGCCGCGCGGCCTCCGCGCCGTCCGCCCGCCTCACCTCGCATTCGCGGCTCAGCTTCCTGAAGAACTCCTCGTTCTCGAACTTGCTCCTCTGGTCGGGCACGACGCGCGGCATCTTCCCGCCCTGAGACCGCGCCGGCCGGTCGGGCTCCGGGCTCGCGCGGGCACCCGCTGGCCGGCTCCGCGTTGACCGACTGACCGCTAACCCGCGGAGCCCTTTGTTTCAGGCGCCCGCGCGCGTGGGCTCCCGCTCCCGGAGTCTGGGTGCCGCCGCGCGCTCGAGCCCAGCCCACGCCGCCGCCGCCTCAGCCGTTGCCTGCCGCCCGCGCGGACCCAGCACCCGCCgcccccggccgccgccgccactTCCTCTCACCGCCCACCTCGCTGGCCcgtcggccccgcccccgccggtcccacccctcccctcgcgcgcccgcccgcccgccccaaACTCCAGCAAACAAAACGTACCATTCACAACTCCGCGGGCCGCGCCGCGCATGCGCCGCCCCCGCTTGCGGGCCGCCGGGCTGCAGGGAACCTGGCTCCTACCGCCGCGCGGCCCTCTTCCCCCGGCCGACCCGCGGGCCACTCCCCGTGGGACCGCCCTGGGGGGGTCTGCCGGGTCCATGGAGAGGGAGCGGCCCGCGCGGCTCCTTTCCTTCGATTGTCTGGAACTTTTGGACTTCCCAGACGTACGGAGTAAACCAAAATTGTGACCTAAAGGCAAGGAAATTTAAGTCCTTGAGGACTTGGCGCCTCCAAACCGAAGGGGATGGGTGGAAAACGTGCACTTCAAAGACTAAAGGTGGACTCAGAGCGGAGCATCCCACTGAACCCGGGTCTGATGGAAAAGGTCGGAGCCGTGAGTGTCAGACGGTCCTAGGTGAGACCTTACTGGACGCCCTTGACGGGAGCCTTAGACAAGACTGGACCGCTAAGCCTCGGTTTGCTTATTTCCAAAATTCAGACTTTCACAAGTTCACAGTATTAGCGTGAGAGCCTTGATGTAGGTCTAACACATAATGAGCACTCAATTAATTTACGTTTCCAAAGAGTAACAAGCTGGATTTATAAATATATCCTAATGCCAGTCCATATCTTTACCCAAATGTGCAAACAAGTCCCAAAAGATTGACAACTTCTAGGAGTCATGTGGCCCAAGCTGTAGAGAATCTGACATGGGATTTATGACAGACCCTGACTCCAAGCTGATCCTCAATAAATTCTGatctttgccctggccggtttggctcagtggacagagcgtgggcctgcggactgaagggtcctggattgattccagtcaagggcccctgcaggggttgcgggctcagtccccattatggggcgtgcaggaggcagccaatgattctctctcatcattgatgtttctctctcttcctctctgaaaaatcaataaaaatatataaaaaaaaaaaacacaaaaaactcagTCCAAGGATGGCAAGTGGTGCCAACACTGATTGACAGTAGTTGGCCATATTGCAAAGGATTGTGAAGATACACCTACACTCATGGGAATTAGCGCCCAGAGCAATTGGCAATGTCTGCGAATGCAGAGTTTGGCTGAATTTCCCCTCCCTGTCTATTCCTATCTCATTTTTACAGATAAAGTACTGAGCTAGGGTGACCAACTGTCCTGGTTTTCCCGAGACTGTCCTATTTTAGCAATGAAAGTCCCATGTCCCAGGAAACCACCCACTCCCTGGCAACATGGGATGGTTGGTGACCCTAACAGAGGTCCAGAAAGTGATCCATCACCCAAGGTCAGGGAGGGAATTTTCAGCAAAGTCAAACGTGTAGGCTGATGGTTTTAACAAACACACTCTTTCTGAATAGCAAATATAGAATCAATTCCTTCCAAGGGCATGCTCCTCTGTCCACACCAAGCCTGTGTGaatgaatgtatgtttgtatacAAATAGAACGGGTATAGGTATGGATGTCAACAACCACTATTGTTAGGCCTCCCTCTTTCTCAGAATTTTCCTCTCAGGTCTTTTTCaattgcaagtgacagaaacccaaTTCAAGCAAATAGAGCTAAAAAGGGGtctgttttattttaagtaaataaatcacAGAGAGAGTCTCTTTTTTATTCCTCCATTTCTTCTCACTCCTTAATTCTCTcaagctctcttttttttttttttttttaatatattttattgattttttacagagaggaagggagagagatagagagctagaaacatcgatgagagagaaacatcgatcagctgcctcctgcacatctcccactggggatgtgcccacaacccaggcacatgcccttgaccggaatcgaacctgggacccttcagtccgcaagccgacgctctatccactgagccaaaccggttttggcctctCAAGCTCTCTTGATGGCGTTAATTTCCTGGCAAAGGATGGGAACAGCCATTTTTCCATCGCCAAGTCATAAAATTCCTGGGAAGGACTTTGATTGGTCCAGTCTAGGTCACATACTCTTCCCCTCTACCAAATCACTGTGTCCAGGCTGATGTGATGACACTGACCAGTTTATGTCATATGCGCTCGCATCTAGGCTTGGGAGTCTGGGTTTGACATCCTCAGAGAGAGCCTGATGGTTGAAAGAGGGAAAGAGCAGTTTTACCCAAAGGAAGGAGTGGGAGTGCCTGTGGGTCCACGGAGGAGTTTGTATCAGCTGCATCTGGCAAAGGATGTCCTTTCTATTTTGCTGCCTAAAGGCTCTGCTGAAACTGGAGGGGGAAACTCCACATCAGCACAGGCAACGTGCAGACAAAACCAGCCTTAAAACATCTGCAACTTATTTTGAGAGGTGAGTGAGGCAGCCTGGGTCCGAAGGCACCAAGGCAGAACTAAGTCACTCACAGTAATGGCAGCTTTCATCCGTCTGCTGCCTCTACCCCAAGTCTTCCCATTTCGGCTAAGACCTTTGGACACGAGGGCAACACAGCCATTGTCTAAATGAGAGGCAGACGATGGCTTTGCTCCCAGTCAGCAAAGCCTGTCTGAGGCCAGTGGTCAGGGAAACGGTTTCTGCTGTTGACTTCTATTGTAGGAAAAAGGAAACTATCCCATGTGATACCACTCAGCACCACCATATTCTGTTTAGATAGACAGCTGTATAAAACTTTCCAGTTCTGTCTCTAAACTTGATCCAGAAAGCAGCACTCTTAATCCACAATGGGTCCAGGTGGGGCTCCCAGACCTGCAGCTGATCCTGGTCTTCGAACTCTAGTAATAATTGTTTCTGCCATGGGAAATGTGgaataaataaaaggtgaaatAACCCTAGAGTGGCTAAGATGCCCAGACAGACACCATGAGCTTTGACAAGGAAAAGGTCTAGGTCaaggcaaattattttttatgttcgAGGGAGCTGGAGAGGAACCGTGGGAGTGCAGAGCAGGGCAGAGTACTCCGTCAGCCTCATGGGGGTGGGAAACGATGTCCTGAGGGAAAGGGATGAAAAAGCCTGCCAGGCCAGCCCAGAACAGCAACACCACAGACAGCCTTTGGCAACTCCAAGCCACAGGGTAACCCACACTCAGCATTGTTTGGCGTCCAACCAGCCAGGATGACCGGGAAACTAGCCACAGGCTGAAGGAAGTCATCTCCTCAGCTGACCTCtatataccttttttttaaattattattattattattattaaactttttttcacttatttttaaaacggatttaaaggaaattaataaagGAAAGTTTCACCCAGATCAGCTATATTTAGCTCTGTGCTTCTGACCATCTGGGTTTGGATTAGTAAACCCCTCCATGGCACCCTGCAATCCAGTCAGCTCTGGTAGGGCCACCAGATGGAAGCCTGAGGGTATCTATACCTAGAAACACCCACCTCATTCTCAAATCTGGCTGAAATCTCTGaagctccactgcttggagccttcCTTTCCTAAGGATTCAGCCAGCCCGgggcctcctcttcctcaccttcTTGGGTGGGCAGCTGCTCCTGATCTTGAGTGGGTGGGCGGGAATGCACTGACCAGGGGATGGGAACCCTCAAATTGTCTGGTCCAACTGTGAAGATCTGAGCTGGGTGCTTACATGTCCCTTATCTCAGTTCATTCTAGCAATCACCTTCTAAGACAGGTCTTCTTGTCCccatttgacaaatgaggaaatagaGACTCTGAAAAGGTAAATAAGTGACCATAAGACTGTGACAAGATGCTGTCTCATCAGCGATAACAAAATGGCTTAGCATTGGACGATATCATCTTTGTTCACTCCTCCCCATAACACTGGAagtttggtattattattattcaccctattctacagatgaggaaatggaggctcccAGGGTCATGCTCTTAACCATTCCACTCTAAGGCCTCTGCTGGTGGAGATGCCAAAGGTCTTGCTTTTCTCCCTAAATGAACTGTGAACTCATGGAGAGCTGTGGCTGGGGTCATTCCTCTGGGAGCACCCAAAACATGCTCCCAAAGGGTCCACAGTAGGTTGAATGAAGGGGTCCTATTGTGGGCTTTGTGGCAGGATGTGGCTCTTGCCCTTGATGGTGGTGCATTCCTGTCTCCCAGTCGAATTGTTTGTTCCTCTTTGATTTGGAAGGTCAAGGCCTAGACGTCCTGCCTCCCCAAGTCCAGTAGAAAGATTGGCTTTATCCAGATCTGGTGTCAGCAGCTACCTACATGTTCCTCTCCTTGAAGAGGGAGTGAGGTCCTCCTAGGTCCCTGAGACTCTGGTGCATTTTTTCTAAGGAAACCCTTTCCCTTCAGTTACTGAGAAAATATTGTACCATCTTGAAGTTGAAATCGGATCTGAAGCCACAAATGAGACCTgtagggggtgggagagaagggaaatTAGTGGCTGGCACAGTGCCTAAAGCCCTAGCTCTACCCAGCTTCTAGTTTCTGGATGGAGATGGGCCTAAGTCCAGGATGAGGGTGTCATCTGTCTGAATAAGGCAGTTTCCTGAACCCTAAAGAATTCTTttctgagatataatttacataccataaaattcacccttaaGAATTTCCCCTCCCAAGAGGTtatccacccagccccaccccacctagttcccctgctaccctcccccacaAACTCAGCCATTCCAGGGGGAGAGGAAAGCAGAAAGGAGCAAGTTTCCCCAGAATAGCATTTCTTCAGTGTTGGGATCAATAAACCCGTTTGCTTAAAAGGAACCAGATGATTTCATCCTTGTAATTACAAGTTTGACGTTTGCAAATCTTGCCCAGGCTCCAAGCGAGCCTCTTTGTCATGGGAGGCGAGAGGGTTGTCTGGGTGCCTGGGGATGGGGACTGAGCCTGGTGTGGTGGGAGCCTGGAGGCCTGGCTGACCAACTTTGAGGGCTACTTTAGACTTGCTCCCCTTTCCCTTAAGTTTCTGGTGGGTGATGAGAAACAGACCAGACTATGGGGCTAGAGAATGACAGTGGTGAGCTCTAACCACACTGCCCTCCTGCCTcagtcccctcccccaagcctctGATTTGTCTGTGGCAGAAAGGCACAGCTTAGCTTTCATGACCCCCTGACAGTCATTACTTTCCTTTCTAACCCCATCTCCCATCATTTCTCCCCATGGCACCCTACAATCCAGTCATACTCGCCTGCTTGCATTTCCCACATGCTTCAGGGCCTTTGCTTTTACTGCTCTCTGCCTAGCATGACTTTTTCCTGTTTCTCAGCTGGGAAAACTCATACTTTTTCTTTAAGTATGAGTTCAGGGGCTTTTGATTGTCATCCACAGAGTGCTGCCCCACAGCATCCCTCATTCTAGCATGTGGGTCCATACAATGTACCAGGGAGAGGGTCAACACACCTAGGTCACTGCAACACCCTGGGTTCTGGGAGGATTTGGCTCCCCACTAATTTGTgatctatgaatcagaaggtcgcagtttgattcccaatca
This is a stretch of genomic DNA from Myotis daubentonii chromosome 15, mMyoDau2.1, whole genome shotgun sequence. It encodes these proteins:
- the CBFB gene encoding core-binding factor subunit beta isoform X4 produces the protein MPRVVPDQRSKFENEEFFRKLSRECEIKYTGFRDRPHEERQARFQNACRDGRSEIAFVATGTNLSLQFFPASWQGEQRQTPSREYVDLEREAGKQEDALARHASEEARRRTREFEDRDRSHREEMEARRQQDPSPGSTLGGDDFKLR
- the CBFB gene encoding core-binding factor subunit beta isoform X6, with the protein product MPRVVPDQRSKFENEEFFRKLSRECEIKYTGFRDRPHEERQARFQNACRDGRSEIAFVATGTNLSLQFFPASWQGEQRQTPSREYVDLEREAGKQEDALARHASEEARRRTREFEDRDRSHREEMEVRVSQLLAVSGKKTTRP
- the CBFB gene encoding core-binding factor subunit beta isoform X2, translated to MPRVVPDQRSKFENEEFFRKLSRECEIKYTGFRDRPHEERQARFQNACRDGRSEIAFVATGTNLSLQFFPASWQGEQRQTPSREYVDLEREAGKVYLKAPMILNGVCVIWKGWIDLQRLDGMGCLEFDEERAQQEDALARHASEEARRRTREFEDRDRSHREEMEVRVSQLLAVSGKKTTRP
- the CBFB gene encoding core-binding factor subunit beta isoform X1, with product MPRVVPDQRSKFENEEFFRKLSRECEIKYTGFRDRPHEERQARFQNACRDGRSEIAFVATGTNLSLQFFPASWQGEQRQTPSREYVDLEREAGKVYLKAPMILNGVCVIWKGWIDLQRLDGMGCLEFDEERAQQEDALARHASEEARRRTREFEDRDRSHREEMEARRQQDPSPGSTLGGDDFKLR